CGCCATCATCAATCGGTTGTTTCCTTTGCCGCCAAATTCGCCCACGAAACGTCCACCGGGTTTAAGCGCATTATAAACGCTTTTGATCACGCCATCTGCATCGTGTATCCAGTGCAAAGTGGCATTGGTGAATATAGCATCAAAGGGTTCATCAAAGCTAAAGCTTGCGCCATTAGCAACGCGAAAATCCAATTCAGGGTAGTTTGCCTTTGCCTGTGCGATCATCTCCGGCGAGGCATCGATACCGATAATTTCGGCGCCATGTTCCTGTATTTTTTTGGCCAAATGACCGGTACCGCAACCCAGATCGAGGATACGTTCGCCGGGCTTTACGTCCAGCAACTCCAGCACACTCTCGCCGTATTGGAATACGAAAGCATGTTTGTCATCGTACAGGTTAGCGTTCCATTTCATAAGACACGATTACACTGATTTATTAATGATTACACCGATGTTAGTCCATAGTCCATGGTCAATAGTCCATGGTATTTATCAATTCATTTGCACATCTGCATATTCACACATCCGCACATTAAATATACTCCAGCACCTTTTGCCCCATGGCCGTGGTGCCTAATATTTTTGCTTTATCTGTGTTGCTGTCCGCAATGTCGCCGGTGCGGTAGCCTGCTTTTAATGTTTTGTCGACGGCATCGGTGATGCGTTTAGCTTCTTCCTTCAAACCGAAAGCGATCTCGTACATCAACGCTACAGATAGGATGGATGCCAGCGGATTTGCCTTGTCCTGCCCGGCAATATCGTGCGCCGAACCATGGATAGGTTCAAAAAAGCCCGTTCCGTCGCCAATAGACGCCGATGCCAGCATACCCATGGAACCTGCGATCTGCGAGGCTTCGTCGGTCAGGATATCGCCAAACAGGTTGGCCGTTACCACCACGTCGAACTTCTTCGGGTTCTTCACCAGTTGCATAGCCGCGTTGTCGATGAACATATGTTCTGTCTCCACCTCAGGATATTGTTTGGCTACGTCCTGTATTACTTCGCGCCAAAGGCGGGAAGTTTCCAACACATTAGCCTTGTCTACCGAACACAATTTTTTGCCGCGCACCATAGCAGCCTCGTAAGCTTTTTTGGCTATGCGCTCTACCTCGTATTTGTGATAGATCATCAGGTCGGATGAGAAGCCGTCGCCCCGGGTTTTTTCTCCGAAGTACACGTCACCCGTCAATTCGCGGAAGAACAGGATATCAGTTCCCTTCAATATCTCAGGTTTCAGGCTCGATGCATTCAGCAACTCATCAAACAGCATAATAGGGCGCAGGTTGGCGTACAGGCCCAGTTCCTTGCGGATCTTCAACAGGCCCTGCTCCGGGCGAACTTTTGCCGACGGATCGTTATCATATTTGATATGACCAACCGCTCCGAACAATATCGCATCGCTGGCTTTAGCTTTTGCCAAAGTATCATCAGGCAGCGAAGTGCCCGTGGCCTCAATAGCCACGTGACCCATCAGGCCCTCATCAAAAGAAAAGGTATGCCCGTAAATGGAACCTATCTTTTCCAGCACAGCCTTACCCCAGGTGGTTACTTCGGGCCCTATCCCGTCGCCGGGTATTACTAATATGTTTTTTTTAATTGCCATTTTTATTTTGGGTTGAACGTTATACGTTCGACGTTTTACGTTTTTAATAAGGTTCTTACGTACAACGTATAACGTCCCACGTAAAACCTTTACCTTTCGCCTTTATCCTTTCACCTCTTACTTTCGTACTCCTCTATCAATTCCTTTTTGCTCAGGATATAGTCGATATCATCATAGCCGTTAGTAAGGCATGCTTTTTTGTAAGGGTTGATCTCGAAGTTTTCCTGTTCGCCGGTGGCGGAAATTTTGATGAACTGGTCGACCAGGTCAACTTCTACCTCCGCATGCGGATCAGCAAAAACGGCTTCAAATATCTTTGCCAAAAAAGCATCGCTTACCTGTACCGGCAGCAAGCCGTTGTTCAGCGCGTTGCCTTTGAAAATATCGGCAAAGAAGCTGCTTACCACCACGTCGAAACCGTAATCGACAATGGCCCAGGCAGCATGTTCCCTGCTGCTTCCGCAACCGAAATTCTTGCCGGCTACCAGTACTTTGCCCGAATAGGTAGGGTGATTCAGGACGAAATCCTTTGGATTATCCTCGCCGTCAAAACGCCAGTCGCGGAACAGGTTGTTGCCGAACCCTTCGCGGGTAGTTGCCTTTAAAAAGCGTGCCGGGATGATCTGGTCGGTGTCGATATTCTCTATCGGCAGCGGCACCACGGTGCTTTGTACATGTTTGAATATTTTAGTTGCCATCTTTAATTTGATTACACCGATGTAGTAATGATTACACCGATTCGGTTTTACGTTCTACGTCAGACGTTATACGTTTTTTTCGGCCCTTACCTATGACGTATAACGTCCCACGTATAACCAATACTTTGCTATTTCACCTCCTCATAATGCTCGACTGTTGGGAAAGGATCATAAAAATGATGTAATAAACCCTTCCATTCCTGGTATTCGTCGGACTTTCTGAAGCCTTCAGTATGATCTGTTAGTTTTTGCCATTCTACCAGCAAAATAAAACGGCTGGAATTTTCCAGGCATCTTTTTAGCTGGTGCGAAATGTAGCCCGCCATCTTCGGGATAATATGCTGCGCTTTCGAAAAAGCCGACAGGAAATCATCTTCCGATCCGGGTATTACATTGAGTATGGCGACTTCGAGTATCATCTTATAGATATGAGACGTGAGATTTGAGATGTGAGACAGAGGATGCAAATTCTCAGATCTCAAATCTCACATCTGTTTTTCAAACCAATTCCTCTTCCTTCAATAACTCCCTCACGTCCGTTATCTTCCCCGTCACTGCCGCTGCTGCCGCTGTTAGCGGGCTTGCCAGGAAGGTGCGGGAGTTCGGTCCCTGCCGTCCTTCAAAGTTCCTGTTCGACGTGGATACGCAGTATTTACCTGCGGGTATCTTGTCCTCGTTCATGGCCAGGCAGGCGCTGCATCCCGGTTCGCGTAATGGAATACCAGCCGCCTGGAATATTTTGTCCAAACCTTCGGCTATCGCTTGCTGCTCCACCTGTTTTGAACCGGGAACAACCCAAACCGTAACGTTGTCGGCTTTCTTTCTCCCTTTCAGGAAATTGGCAACCTGGCGCAGGTCCTCGATACGGGCGTTGGTACAACTGCCGATAAATACATAATCTATCTCTTTACCCAGCATGCTCTGGTCGTCGTGCAGACCCATATATTTCAACGAGTTGGCATACGATAATTGCTCGGTTGCATCAATATCGTGGGTATTAGGCACATGCTGCGTTACACCGATACCCATCCCCGGGTTAGTTCCGTAGGTGATCATCGGTTCGATGTCTTCAGCTTTAAAGCTTAATACTTTGTCGAACTGCGCGTCTTCGTCAGAATACAAAGTTT
Above is a window of Mucilaginibacter ginsenosidivorans DNA encoding:
- the leuD gene encoding 3-isopropylmalate dehydratase small subunit yields the protein MATKIFKHVQSTVVPLPIENIDTDQIIPARFLKATTREGFGNNLFRDWRFDGEDNPKDFVLNHPTYSGKVLVAGKNFGCGSSREHAAWAIVDYGFDVVVSSFFADIFKGNALNNGLLPVQVSDAFLAKIFEAVFADPHAEVEVDLVDQFIKISATGEQENFEINPYKKACLTNGYDDIDYILSKKELIEEYESKR
- the leuB gene encoding 3-isopropylmalate dehydrogenase, with the translated sequence MKKNILVIPGDGIGPEVTTWGKAVLEKIGSIYGHTFSFDEGLMGHVAIEATGTSLPDDTLAKAKASDAILFGAVGHIKYDNDPSAKVRPEQGLLKIRKELGLYANLRPIMLFDELLNASSLKPEILKGTDILFFRELTGDVYFGEKTRGDGFSSDLMIYHKYEVERIAKKAYEAAMVRGKKLCSVDKANVLETSRLWREVIQDVAKQYPEVETEHMFIDNAAMQLVKNPKKFDVVVTANLFGDILTDEASQIAGSMGMLASASIGDGTGFFEPIHGSAHDIAGQDKANPLASILSVALMYEIAFGLKEEAKRITDAVDKTLKAGYRTGDIADSNTDKAKILGTTAMGQKVLEYI
- a CDS encoding antibiotic biosynthesis monooxygenase family protein: MILEVAILNVIPGSEDDFLSAFSKAQHIIPKMAGYISHQLKRCLENSSRFILLVEWQKLTDHTEGFRKSDEYQEWKGLLHHFYDPFPTVEHYEEVK
- a CDS encoding class I SAM-dependent methyltransferase, whose protein sequence is MKWNANLYDDKHAFVFQYGESVLELLDVKPGERILDLGCGTGHLAKKIQEHGAEIIGIDASPEMIAQAKANYPELDFRVANGASFSFDEPFDAIFTNATLHWIHDADGVIKSVYNALKPGGRFVGEFGGKGNNRLMMAATETVLKKHGYVKGDFIHPWYYPSTAEYATRLEAGGFRVTFATHFDRQTLLQDGREGMAKWFSMFGSSIFKMVPADELLQILNEITDLLQPTNEVDGQWYADYKRLRFIAVKE